The following proteins come from a genomic window of Novosphingobium aromaticivorans DSM 12444:
- a CDS encoding intradiol ring-cleavage dioxygenase, producing MTFTITVVDVNNGCAPLSGYAIYIWHCDKDGNYSLYNLPSESYLRGVQVTDSNGQVTFTTIVPGCYNGRYPHIHFEVFSSLANATSGNYARLISQFAIPATVCAAVYATSNYATSSTNYNNGNNSTSTDNIFSDATSAQLAVMTPTMTGSVSGGYTATTTIGIST from the coding sequence ATGACCTTCACCATCACCGTCGTCGACGTGAACAACGGCTGCGCGCCGCTGTCGGGATATGCCATCTACATCTGGCACTGCGACAAGGATGGGAACTACTCGCTCTACAACCTGCCCAGCGAAAGCTATCTGCGCGGTGTCCAGGTGACGGACTCGAACGGCCAGGTCACGTTCACCACAATCGTCCCCGGCTGCTACAACGGCCGCTATCCACACATCCATTTCGAGGTCTTCTCGAGCCTCGCCAATGCCACCAGCGGCAATTACGCGCGGCTCATCTCGCAGTTTGCCATTCCCGCCACGGTATGCGCCGCGGTCTATGCCACGTCGAACTATGCGACGAGCAGCACCAACTACAACAACGGCAACAACTCGACATCGACGGACAACATCTTCAGCGATGCGACAAGCGCGCAGCTCGCGGTAATGACGCCGACGATGACCGGGTCGGTATCCGGCGGCTACACCGCAACGACCACCATCGGCATTTCAACCTGA
- a CDS encoding 2,4'-dihydroxyacetophenone dioxygenase family protein produces the protein MPEAAHTEFWKDIKPVDKVFREGGLPEVYMPKIAEGDERYWVPISETVFSKPVWISPAKNMWADVLMSKKAGLVNRHYHPHPIWAYTISGKWAYLEHSWTATAGDFVYETPGESHTLVCYEHEDPMKVFFVVSGPLMWLDEEGNTVGHYDVFDYMKAAREHYDKVGIGADYVDTLIR, from the coding sequence ATGCCTGAAGCGGCGCACACGGAATTCTGGAAGGACATCAAGCCGGTCGACAAGGTTTTCCGCGAAGGCGGGCTTCCGGAAGTCTACATGCCCAAGATCGCCGAGGGCGACGAGCGGTACTGGGTACCGATCTCGGAGACGGTGTTTTCGAAGCCCGTCTGGATCAGCCCGGCCAAGAACATGTGGGCCGACGTGCTGATGAGCAAGAAGGCGGGCCTGGTGAACCGCCACTATCACCCGCATCCCATCTGGGCCTACACGATCAGCGGCAAGTGGGCCTACCTCGAGCATAGCTGGACCGCGACCGCTGGCGACTTCGTCTACGAGACGCCGGGCGAGAGCCATACGCTGGTCTGCTATGAGCACGAGGATCCGATGAAGGTGTTCTTCGTCGTCTCGGGGCCGCTCATGTGGCTCGACGAGGAAGGCAACACGGTCGGCCACTACGACGTGTTCGACTACATGAAGGCCGCGCGCGAGCACTATGACAAGGTCGGCATCGGCGCCGATTACGTCGACACCCTGATCCGCTGA
- a CDS encoding glycoside hydrolase family 68 protein, protein MSVVNPSEQSIASFGATPWRPAGYGQSARIPLIEAADVVRLFDDLDLWDCWPLAHEDGRTVEHLGRNWWFFLSAPVFPDPVERHGHARIRLVSLGEDGWKDHGNAFPDGLTPGSREWAGSAVLMDDGRTVQHFFTAAGRRGEAAPTFEQRIFVSEGTLTEAGPGGWQAPREIFEADGLRYVLDRQDSGAPGQIKGFRDPAWLRDPATGRAHILFTGSAAWSDHPFNGNVGIATLEGDTWVLGNPLVEAIDVNNELERPHILVRDGLYYLFWSTQTHTFAPAAVAGPNGLYGMVAESLAGPWRMLNEGGLVAANPDAEAKQSYSWWVTGEGEVWSFVDYWGMAGRTVEEQPELLRSNFGGTPAPRFMLNFDGERVTIA, encoded by the coding sequence ATGTCCGTGGTCAATCCATCAGAACAATCGATTGCCTCGTTTGGCGCGACGCCGTGGCGTCCCGCAGGCTACGGCCAGAGCGCCCGGATTCCGCTCATCGAAGCCGCCGATGTCGTGCGCCTCTTCGACGACCTGGACCTGTGGGACTGCTGGCCCCTCGCGCACGAGGACGGGCGTACGGTTGAGCATCTGGGACGCAACTGGTGGTTCTTTCTTTCGGCGCCGGTCTTCCCCGATCCGGTCGAACGGCATGGCCATGCCCGCATCCGCCTCGTCTCGCTGGGGGAGGATGGATGGAAGGATCACGGCAACGCCTTTCCCGATGGTCTCACGCCCGGCAGCCGCGAATGGGCGGGTTCGGCCGTGCTGATGGACGACGGGCGCACCGTGCAGCATTTCTTCACCGCCGCAGGACGGCGCGGCGAGGCTGCACCGACCTTCGAGCAACGCATATTCGTCAGCGAAGGCACCCTGACCGAGGCCGGCCCTGGCGGATGGCAAGCCCCGCGCGAGATATTCGAGGCCGATGGCCTACGCTACGTGCTCGACCGGCAGGACAGTGGGGCGCCGGGCCAGATCAAGGGTTTTCGCGATCCCGCGTGGCTTCGAGATCCGGCCACCGGCAGGGCGCACATCCTGTTCACCGGCAGCGCCGCATGGTCGGATCATCCTTTCAACGGCAATGTGGGGATCGCCACGCTCGAGGGTGACACCTGGGTTCTCGGCAATCCACTGGTCGAGGCGATCGACGTGAACAACGAGCTTGAACGGCCGCACATCCTGGTGCGCGACGGGCTGTACTATCTCTTCTGGTCGACCCAGACCCACACTTTCGCGCCCGCTGCGGTGGCAGGGCCCAACGGCCTCTACGGCATGGTGGCTGAAAGCCTTGCGGGCCCCTGGCGCATGCTCAACGAAGGCGGGCTGGTCGCGGCGAACCCGGATGCGGAAGCAAAGCAGTCCTACAGTTGGTGGGTCACCGGCGAGGGCGAAGTGTGGAGCTTCGTCGACTACTGGGGCATGGCAGGGCGCACCGTCGAGGAGCAACCCGAATTGCTGCGCAGCAATTTCGGGGGAACCCCCGCACCTCGGTTCATGCTTAACTTCGATGGCGAGCGGGTCACCATCGCCTGA
- a CDS encoding 2,4'-dihydroxyacetophenone dioxygenase family protein codes for MTVMTAPPSDKAEIVDVPFAHKELVKRLSPGGRYIDAQTDVDSPWVPFGENAAIKHLAFDVRQNLFSNILWVKGPGVIGTHFHRGTITMVCLEGSVRYLEYDWVATPGGLILETPGESHTLVTDHPQGCKLFGWMQGPIEFYDENAVLIDTTDVWWFINHYETYCRENGIAINPKLYL; via the coding sequence ATGACCGTGATGACCGCACCGCCTTCCGACAAGGCAGAAATCGTCGATGTGCCTTTCGCTCACAAGGAGCTGGTCAAGCGTCTGAGCCCCGGTGGACGCTACATCGACGCACAGACCGACGTCGACAGCCCGTGGGTTCCCTTCGGTGAGAATGCCGCGATCAAGCACCTGGCGTTCGACGTCCGGCAGAACCTGTTCTCGAACATCCTCTGGGTGAAGGGGCCGGGCGTGATCGGCACGCACTTCCACCGCGGCACGATCACCATGGTCTGCCTCGAGGGCAGTGTGCGCTATCTCGAGTATGACTGGGTGGCGACGCCGGGCGGGCTGATCCTCGAAACGCCGGGCGAGAGCCATACCCTCGTCACCGATCATCCGCAGGGCTGCAAGCTGTTCGGATGGATGCAGGGTCCGATCGAGTTCTACGACGAGAACGCGGTGCTGATCGACACCACCGACGTCTGGTGGTTCATCAACCACTACGAGACCTACTGCCGCGAGAACGGCATCGCCATCAACCCCAAGCTCTATCTCTGA
- a CDS encoding 2,4'-dihydroxyacetophenone dioxygenase family protein: MGTMKAPPSGAYKIVSVPELYGDLIRAKGVEGTYVGSSEAESPWVPFGDNAAIRHLAFDVRENVYVNVLWIKGPGVIGTHKHRGKVWAVGLEGSFRYLEYDWVCRPGDFITETPGTAHTLVTDDPNGMKALFHMQGANEFFDENGNHVETLDVWWFMNHYETYCRENGIAINPALYL; encoded by the coding sequence ATGGGCACGATGAAGGCGCCTCCTTCGGGCGCATACAAGATCGTCAGCGTCCCCGAACTCTACGGGGACCTGATCCGGGCGAAGGGCGTCGAGGGAACTTACGTCGGCTCGTCGGAGGCGGAGAGCCCGTGGGTTCCGTTCGGCGACAATGCCGCGATCCGGCACCTGGCGTTCGACGTTCGCGAGAACGTCTACGTCAACGTGCTGTGGATCAAGGGTCCGGGCGTGATCGGTACGCACAAGCACCGCGGCAAGGTCTGGGCGGTCGGGCTCGAAGGCTCGTTCCGCTACCTCGAGTACGACTGGGTGTGCCGCCCCGGCGACTTCATCACCGAGACGCCGGGCACCGCCCACACGCTCGTCACCGACGATCCGAACGGCATGAAGGCGCTGTTCCACATGCAGGGCGCCAACGAGTTCTTCGACGAGAACGGCAACCACGTGGAGACGCTCGACGTGTGGTGGTTCATGAACCACTACGAGACCTACTGCCGCGAGAACGGCATCGCCATCAACCCCGCTCTCTATCTCTGA
- a CDS encoding zinc-binding dehydrogenase — protein sequence MRAAVMQGLHKPLAIDTIPDPTPGEGDVVVKVGRCGICGSDLHMTEDPAYGQGAGSVLGHEFAGEVVALGKGVEGLRTGDLVSVIPLQSCGQCHSCRTGEVQWCERFGLQGGGYAEFALTRPNQCVRLPASASMADGAIVEPLAVALHGLALSRMKIGDKVLVLGAGPIGLAVAFWARRFGAGRVVVQDLAEWQRDRALQMGAHDFVVDAADPVGSAGRALGGKADIVFECVGVPGLIAQAVEQVRNDGTITLLGLCTRPDTFNSFAMLSKQVKLVTSAFFTRQEYEAALDALVRGAVEPRLLVTDTISLDATPDVFESLRKRTHQCKVLINPGE from the coding sequence ATGCGCGCCGCCGTGATGCAGGGCCTGCACAAGCCGCTGGCCATCGATACGATCCCCGATCCGACGCCGGGCGAGGGTGATGTCGTGGTCAAGGTCGGGCGCTGCGGCATCTGCGGGTCCGACCTGCACATGACCGAGGACCCGGCATACGGGCAGGGCGCGGGTTCGGTGCTGGGTCACGAGTTTGCGGGCGAAGTCGTTGCGCTGGGCAAGGGCGTGGAGGGCCTCAGGACCGGGGATCTCGTCTCGGTCATCCCGTTACAAAGTTGCGGTCAATGTCATTCGTGTCGCACGGGCGAAGTGCAGTGGTGCGAGAGGTTCGGTCTTCAGGGTGGCGGCTATGCCGAATTTGCCCTGACGCGGCCGAACCAGTGCGTGCGCCTGCCGGCAAGCGCCAGCATGGCTGATGGCGCCATCGTCGAACCGCTAGCCGTGGCTCTGCACGGCCTGGCGCTTAGCCGGATGAAGATCGGCGACAAGGTGCTGGTGCTGGGCGCGGGACCGATCGGTCTCGCCGTCGCGTTCTGGGCCCGGCGCTTCGGGGCTGGGCGCGTGGTGGTGCAGGACCTGGCGGAGTGGCAGCGCGACCGCGCTTTGCAGATGGGCGCGCACGATTTCGTCGTCGATGCGGCCGATCCGGTGGGGAGCGCCGGGCGCGCGCTGGGCGGCAAGGCCGATATAGTATTCGAATGCGTGGGCGTGCCGGGACTGATCGCGCAGGCTGTGGAGCAGGTGCGCAATGACGGGACCATCACGCTGCTTGGCCTGTGTACGCGGCCCGATACGTTCAACAGCTTCGCGATGCTGTCCAAGCAGGTGAAGCTGGTGACGTCCGCGTTCTTCACCAGGCAGGAATACGAAGCGGCGCTCGACGCCCTCGTCCGTGGTGCGGTGGAGCCGCGCCTTCTGGTAACCGACACCATTTCGCTCGATGCAACGCCGGACGTGTTCGAGAGCCTGCGCAAGCGCACGCATCAGTGCAAGGTGCTGATAAATCCGGGCGAATGA
- a CDS encoding MFS transporter, with protein sequence MNLGFLGLQFSFGLQQGNMGPIYSYLGADESQLPMLQLAGPITGLLVQPIIGAMSDRTASRWGRRTPYFLIGAVLCAFGLFFMPLSSSILMAMSLLWILDAGNNITMEPYRAYVSDRLNPEQRQAGFLSQSAFTGLAQMLAFLTPSLLVGLGMNQDWVDSHGIPYTVRIVFMIGAVLSLSTILWSVLRVPELPLTPQERAHIQAQPKGAWATLREIGEAIADMPVAMRKLGLMSLFQWVGMSGYWTYAVYSISRTVYGTSDVHSSAFHTAVLTNGEVAAFYNAISFVTAFAMVPLVRRLGPGPLHALCLFAGGVGMFLLPNVTDKALLFLPAIGIGLAWGSIMGNPYAILTNSIPPQRTGVYMGIFNMMIVIPMLIFAVVMSRLDLGFVSLGFDAYKQVLGGDPRNMLMFCGASLVLAGFSVLWVREGRAGAMPQSAVPA encoded by the coding sequence ATGAATCTCGGATTCCTGGGCCTGCAATTCAGCTTCGGGCTGCAGCAGGGCAACATGGGGCCGATATACAGCTATCTGGGTGCCGACGAATCCCAGCTCCCCATGCTCCAGCTTGCCGGGCCTATCACGGGGCTCCTCGTCCAGCCGATCATCGGCGCGATGAGCGACCGGACCGCCAGCCGATGGGGCCGGCGCACACCCTATTTCCTGATCGGTGCCGTGCTGTGCGCATTCGGCCTGTTCTTCATGCCGCTGTCGAGCTCGATCCTGATGGCAATGTCGCTGTTATGGATCCTCGACGCGGGCAACAACATCACCATGGAGCCGTACCGGGCATATGTCTCCGACCGGCTGAACCCGGAACAGCGTCAGGCGGGTTTCCTGTCGCAGAGCGCATTCACCGGCCTTGCCCAGATGCTGGCCTTTCTCACGCCCTCGCTGCTGGTCGGCCTTGGCATGAACCAGGACTGGGTCGACAGCCACGGCATCCCCTACACCGTGCGCATCGTGTTCATGATCGGCGCTGTCCTTTCGCTCAGCACGATTCTTTGGTCCGTTCTTCGCGTTCCCGAACTGCCGCTGACGCCGCAGGAGCGCGCCCACATCCAGGCACAGCCCAAGGGCGCTTGGGCCACCCTGCGTGAGATCGGCGAAGCGATTGCCGACATGCCCGTCGCGATGCGCAAGCTCGGCCTGATGAGCCTGTTCCAGTGGGTCGGCATGTCCGGGTACTGGACCTACGCGGTCTATTCGATCAGCCGCACCGTCTATGGCACGTCGGACGTCCATAGCAGCGCCTTCCATACCGCCGTTCTGACCAATGGCGAGGTTGCCGCATTCTACAATGCGATATCCTTCGTCACGGCCTTTGCCATGGTGCCGCTGGTCAGGCGCCTTGGGCCCGGACCGCTGCATGCCCTGTGCCTGTTCGCTGGCGGGGTGGGGATGTTCCTCCTGCCCAACGTCACCGACAAGGCTTTGCTATTCCTGCCGGCCATCGGCATCGGCCTCGCCTGGGGGAGCATCATGGGCAATCCCTATGCGATCCTGACCAATTCGATCCCGCCCCAGCGCACTGGGGTCTACATGGGCATCTTCAACATGATGATCGTGATCCCGATGCTGATCTTCGCGGTGGTGATGAGCAGACTCGACCTGGGCTTCGTCTCGCTCGGCTTCGACGCGTACAAGCAGGTCCTCGGCGGCGATCCCCGCAACATGCTGATGTTTTGCGGCGCGTCGCTGGTGCTCGCGGGCTTCTCGGTGCTCTGGGTGCGCGAAGGACGAGCCGGCGCGATGCCGCAATCGGCGGTGCCGGCCTGA
- a CDS encoding aromatic ring-hydroxylating dioxygenase subunit alpha translates to MSGGEPVPKLSAKPAATYLRNTWYVAGWASDLAGEPQQRTFLEEPVALFRDGHGEAKAIGGRCPHRFAPLGHGSVVDGALMCPYHGLRFDGDGRCVHNPHPGGHLPDARQRVYPLVERHALLWIWMGDAAKADPASIPDFSWLSDPRWEAVRGATVAEGHFELYSDNILDLSHANFVHPALVASAFTEGERKFWQDGDNVFAEYVRLNDELSVGISAVMGTEGRPQDFYGMVKWHAPAVLYFDFRAGEPGTPREQCTLLPSLHAFTPETPDTTHYFWATARDYRLGDAEFTAGMRAALEFAFEQEDMPIIRDSHRLMRGEDFWALRPLILGGDGGGVRARRMLQRLIERERQQDAA, encoded by the coding sequence ATGAGCGGCGGCGAACCGGTTCCGAAGCTGTCGGCGAAACCCGCCGCCACGTATCTTCGCAACACCTGGTACGTGGCGGGCTGGGCCAGCGATCTTGCCGGCGAGCCGCAGCAGCGCACGTTCCTGGAAGAGCCGGTGGCGCTCTTCCGCGACGGACACGGTGAGGCGAAGGCCATCGGCGGGCGCTGCCCGCACCGGTTCGCGCCGCTCGGCCATGGCAGCGTCGTCGACGGGGCGCTGATGTGCCCCTACCACGGCCTGCGTTTCGATGGGGATGGACGCTGCGTCCACAACCCGCATCCCGGCGGACATCTTCCCGATGCGCGGCAGCGGGTCTATCCGCTTGTCGAGCGGCATGCCTTGCTGTGGATATGGATGGGCGATGCAGCAAAGGCTGATCCGGCATCGATCCCGGACTTTTCGTGGCTTTCGGACCCCAGATGGGAGGCCGTGCGCGGGGCCACGGTCGCCGAGGGTCACTTCGAGCTCTACAGCGACAACATTCTCGACCTCAGCCACGCCAACTTCGTCCACCCGGCGCTGGTCGCCAGCGCATTCACCGAAGGCGAGCGCAAGTTCTGGCAGGACGGAGACAATGTCTTTGCCGAATACGTGCGGCTGAACGACGAGCTTTCCGTCGGCATTTCGGCGGTGATGGGGACCGAGGGGCGGCCGCAGGATTTCTACGGCATGGTCAAGTGGCATGCGCCGGCCGTACTCTACTTCGATTTCCGCGCGGGCGAGCCGGGCACGCCGCGCGAGCAATGCACGCTGCTGCCATCGCTCCATGCCTTCACGCCGGAAACCCCTGACACGACGCATTACTTCTGGGCGACCGCGCGCGACTACAGGCTGGGCGACGCGGAGTTCACCGCCGGAATGCGCGCCGCGCTCGAATTCGCGTTCGAGCAGGAAGACATGCCGATCATCCGCGACAGCCACCGGCTCATGCGCGGCGAGGACTTCTGGGCGCTTCGCCCGCTGATCCTCGGTGGCGATGGTGGCGGGGTGCGGGCCCGGAGAATGCTGCAACGGCTGATCGAGCGCGAGAGACAGCAGGACGCTGCCTGA
- a CDS encoding alpha-galactosidase gives MGEVFALHSGDGSLVWEADDGSAPAWRHFGPRLTADGIRPIRDQRAPASYSLDDDVPFAVAPAAGLGWFGPSAMCLRRGSVALVPAMAGASVAGDAGSVRIITRDPVAGVELEQVFEAVGGAFVCRSVVRNIGSETFEVDWLSSALLPIAGSAREIVSWRGRHNAELVECREPMPQHSWVREGRRGISGHGGPPGLFVLDEGATYHAGTVRALQLAWSGDARIEVERDDEGFWTLNAGAVLQPGEASLAPGESWQSPDAIVTVSTSGRNGAAQAFHDAVRARIRWPDGAMRPRPVHLNSWEACYFDHDEERIVALAEAAASVGVERFILDDGWFRGRNDDTAGLGDWTTDPVKYPHGLRTLADRVNALGMEFGLWVEPEMINPDSDLYRAYPDWALALPGRKRPTARNQLVLDMRRRDVRDHLFGCIDALLRELPITYLKWDHNRDLAPAGGAAQMRGAYELFARVRAAHPAVEIEACAGGGGRNDAGMADYCHRYWTSDNIDAASRIGIQRGFLSFLPPEVMGSHIAASPAHATGRRHSLGFRAAMAMAGHLGVEMDPRTLGDAERAELADWIAFHKQWRGLLHQGTVWLGEGADAAFWQAQGNAAELLLFVIRADPPLDRRPQPLPLPFAGQDGTWDIRLLRIAGGEGGHAAHSAALFEAMKAAPQAFPADWLSANGLPLPPCKAETVTIFHLRKRA, from the coding sequence ATGGGCGAGGTATTCGCCTTGCACTCCGGGGACGGCAGTCTCGTCTGGGAAGCGGACGACGGCAGCGCGCCCGCGTGGCGGCACTTCGGCCCCCGGCTGACAGCCGACGGGATCCGGCCGATCCGGGACCAGCGCGCGCCTGCGTCATACTCGCTGGACGACGACGTACCGTTCGCCGTCGCACCGGCGGCCGGGCTGGGCTGGTTCGGACCTTCGGCCATGTGCTTGCGGCGCGGCTCAGTCGCACTCGTGCCGGCAATGGCGGGGGCGTCCGTCGCCGGGGATGCCGGCTCCGTGCGCATCATCACGCGCGATCCGGTTGCGGGCGTGGAGCTTGAACAGGTGTTCGAAGCAGTTGGCGGTGCTTTCGTCTGCCGCAGCGTCGTGCGCAACATCGGCAGTGAAACGTTCGAGGTCGACTGGCTGTCGAGCGCGCTCCTCCCCATCGCGGGTTCCGCGCGCGAGATCGTGTCGTGGCGTGGACGCCACAACGCCGAACTGGTCGAATGCCGCGAGCCGATGCCGCAGCATTCGTGGGTGCGCGAAGGTCGGCGCGGGATTTCCGGGCACGGCGGCCCTCCGGGCCTGTTCGTGCTCGACGAAGGCGCTACGTATCACGCGGGCACTGTCCGCGCGCTGCAGCTTGCGTGGTCTGGCGATGCGCGCATCGAGGTCGAGCGCGACGACGAGGGTTTCTGGACGTTGAACGCGGGCGCGGTGCTTCAACCTGGCGAGGCCAGCCTTGCGCCCGGCGAGAGCTGGCAGTCGCCCGACGCCATCGTGACGGTATCAACCTCCGGCCGGAACGGCGCGGCGCAGGCGTTTCACGATGCAGTCCGCGCGCGCATCCGCTGGCCGGACGGGGCCATGCGCCCACGGCCCGTGCACCTCAACTCGTGGGAAGCCTGCTATTTCGACCACGACGAGGAGCGCATCGTTGCCCTTGCGGAAGCGGCGGCATCCGTGGGCGTGGAGCGGTTCATTCTCGACGATGGCTGGTTCCGGGGCCGCAACGACGACACGGCGGGACTGGGCGACTGGACAACCGATCCCGTCAAGTATCCGCACGGACTGCGCACCCTGGCAGACCGCGTCAATGCGCTGGGCATGGAGTTCGGGCTCTGGGTCGAACCGGAAATGATCAATCCCGATAGCGACCTCTATCGGGCGTATCCGGACTGGGCGCTTGCGCTTCCGGGGCGGAAACGACCGACTGCCCGGAACCAGCTCGTGCTTGACATGCGGCGACGGGACGTTCGCGACCACCTCTTCGGCTGCATCGACGCGCTGCTGCGCGAATTGCCGATCACCTACCTCAAGTGGGACCACAACCGCGACCTCGCGCCTGCTGGCGGGGCGGCGCAGATGAGGGGGGCGTATGAACTGTTCGCGCGGGTCCGCGCAGCGCATCCCGCCGTGGAGATCGAGGCCTGTGCTGGCGGCGGCGGGCGCAACGATGCAGGTATGGCCGACTATTGCCATCGCTACTGGACCAGCGACAATATCGACGCGGCCAGTCGCATCGGTATCCAGCGCGGGTTCCTGTCGTTCCTCCCTCCCGAGGTGATGGGATCGCACATCGCCGCAAGCCCCGCCCATGCCACGGGGCGCAGGCATTCCCTGGGCTTCCGGGCTGCCATGGCGATGGCCGGTCATCTCGGCGTGGAAATGGACCCGCGCACGCTGGGCGATGCAGAGCGCGCCGAACTGGCCGACTGGATCGCCTTTCACAAGCAATGGCGCGGATTGCTGCACCAGGGCACTGTCTGGCTGGGCGAGGGTGCGGATGCAGCGTTCTGGCAGGCGCAGGGGAATGCAGCGGAACTGCTGCTCTTCGTGATCCGCGCGGACCCGCCGCTGGACCGTCGCCCGCAGCCTTTGCCACTGCCTTTCGCGGGCCAGGATGGAACATGGGACATCCGGCTTCTTCGTATCGCCGGGGGCGAGGGCGGGCATGCCGCGCATTCCGCTGCGCTGTTCGAGGCAATGAAGGCCGCCCCTCAGGCGTTCCCGGCTGACTGGCTCTCGGCCAACGGCCTGCCGCTCCCGCCCTGCAAGGCGGAGACGGTCACCATCTTCCATCTGCGCAAACGCGCCTGA
- a CDS encoding SDR family NAD(P)-dependent oxidoreductase, translated as MGTLDRFDIKGRSALVTGAASGIGLAYAEAMAEAGAAVTLTDIDAEGAEREAARLRAEGYEVRAEKLDVSDWDNVAAAFDAHDKAYGGLDICFANAGIDTGAGFWNPAGHRNPEGQVDTYDHKRWDRSIQINLNGVFYTVSNAVRIMKKEGRANGRTGGSIVTTASNAGLVTEPIVGLPYMPAKAGVLHMVRALGLELAEFGIRINAIAPGPFVTNIGGGWLKKDPVARAAWDAIVPLGSVAETDQIKPLALLLASDASDYMTGSHVVIDGGMMLGKYK; from the coding sequence ATGGGAACTCTCGACAGGTTCGATATCAAGGGGCGCAGTGCGCTCGTCACAGGCGCGGCTTCGGGCATCGGACTGGCCTATGCCGAGGCGATGGCCGAGGCGGGGGCGGCAGTGACGCTGACCGACATCGACGCGGAAGGCGCGGAGCGCGAGGCTGCTCGTCTTCGTGCCGAAGGGTACGAAGTCCGTGCCGAGAAGCTGGACGTTTCCGACTGGGACAACGTCGCGGCCGCCTTCGACGCGCACGACAAGGCCTATGGCGGGCTGGACATCTGCTTTGCCAATGCCGGTATCGACACCGGTGCGGGATTCTGGAACCCTGCGGGGCACCGGAACCCCGAGGGCCAGGTCGATACCTACGACCACAAGCGCTGGGACAGGTCGATCCAGATCAACCTCAACGGGGTTTTCTATACCGTGAGCAACGCGGTGCGGATCATGAAGAAGGAAGGCCGCGCCAATGGCCGCACCGGCGGGTCGATCGTTACGACCGCATCGAACGCCGGCCTCGTGACCGAGCCGATCGTCGGCCTGCCCTATATGCCCGCAAAGGCCGGCGTCCTGCACATGGTGCGCGCGCTGGGACTGGAGCTGGCCGAATTCGGCATCCGCATCAACGCGATCGCGCCGGGGCCGTTCGTGACCAACATCGGTGGTGGCTGGCTCAAGAAGGACCCGGTCGCGCGGGCTGCGTGGGATGCCATCGTGCCGCTTGGATCGGTTGCGGAGACCGATCAGATCAAGCCGCTGGCGCTGCTGCTGGCGTCGGACGCTTCGGACTACATGACCGGCAGCCACGTGGTGATCGATGGCGGCATGATGCTCGGCAAGTACAAGTAA
- a CDS encoding SDR family NAD(P)-dependent oxidoreductase has translation MGIETFAGRTAFVTGGASGIGLGIVKALARRDAFVVIADMRTDHISRALKALASAGLGESVAAVELDVTDRAAYASMARRMDEEFGGIDVLVNNAGVGVEGPILQATYPDWDFGLGVNLGGVVNGLQAMLPQMIAHGRGGHVVNTASLAATVVMPGHLAIYAAGKAAVLNLTENMRADLAGRGIGSSVLCPGFVRSNIHEAARNRPAHLREGSGFAASEQALSMRETGSEWMDPDAVGEMVADAILADQLYVITHGEFANRMRERAEALLAATPVCEMQF, from the coding sequence ATGGGCATTGAAACCTTCGCGGGACGAACCGCATTCGTCACCGGTGGAGCATCCGGAATAGGCCTGGGCATCGTCAAGGCGCTCGCCCGGCGGGACGCCTTCGTGGTGATCGCGGACATGCGCACCGATCACATCTCGAGGGCATTGAAGGCGCTGGCATCAGCAGGTCTGGGCGAGAGCGTTGCCGCAGTGGAACTCGATGTGACGGACCGGGCCGCATATGCGAGCATGGCGCGCCGCATGGATGAAGAGTTCGGCGGGATAGACGTTCTGGTCAACAATGCCGGCGTGGGTGTCGAAGGGCCCATTCTGCAGGCGACCTACCCCGACTGGGACTTCGGGCTTGGCGTCAACCTGGGCGGCGTGGTCAACGGGCTTCAGGCAATGCTGCCGCAGATGATCGCGCATGGGCGCGGCGGCCATGTCGTCAACACCGCATCGCTGGCTGCCACGGTCGTCATGCCCGGTCATCTTGCGATCTATGCCGCAGGCAAGGCGGCGGTGCTGAACCTGACCGAGAACATGCGTGCCGATCTTGCCGGGCGCGGGATAGGCAGCAGCGTGCTGTGCCCCGGTTTCGTCCGGTCTAACATCCATGAAGCCGCGCGCAACCGGCCGGCCCACCTGCGCGAGGGAAGTGGCTTTGCGGCTTCCGAGCAGGCGTTGTCGATGCGGGAGACGGGCAGCGAGTGGATGGATCCGGATGCCGTGGGCGAAATGGTGGCGGACGCCATTCTCGCCGATCAACTCTATGTCATCACTCACGGTGAATTCGCAAACCGGATGCGCGAGCGCGCCGAAGCGCTGCTTGCGGCCACCCCGGTCTGCGAGATGCAGTTCTGA